In a genomic window of Procambarus clarkii isolate CNS0578487 chromosome 10, FALCON_Pclarkii_2.0, whole genome shotgun sequence:
- the LOC123751802 gene encoding serine/arginine repetitive matrix protein 1-like, translating to MLQQRTNSSKDSTHKRGDELNTAPTKEETNSTQHPQKKRRTKTAPTKEETNSTQHPQKKRRTQHSTHKRGDGLNTAPTKEETNSTQHPQKRRRTQHSTHNRGDELNTAPTKEETNSTQHPQKRRRTQHSTHKRGDGLNTAPTKEETNSTQHPQKRRRTQHSTHKRGDGLNTAPTKEETNSTQHPQKRRRTQHSTHKRGDELNTAPTKEETNSTQHPQKRRRTQHSTHKRGDELNTAPTKEETNSTQHPQKKKRTQHSTHKRRDELNTAPTKEETNSTQHPQKKRRTQHSTHKRRDELNTAPTKEETNSTQHPQKKRRTQHSTHKRRDELNTAPTKEETNSTQHPQKKRRTQHSTHKRGDGLNKAPTKEETN from the coding sequence ATGCTACAACAGAGGACGAACAGCAGCAAGGACAGCACCCACAAAAGAGGAGACGAACTCAACACAGCACCCACAAAAGAAGAGACGAACTCAACACAGCACCCACAAAAGAAGAGACGAACTAAAACAGCACCCACAAAAGAAGAGACGAACTCAACACAGCACCCACAAAAGAAGAGACGAACTCAACACAGCACCCACAAAAGAGGAGACGGACTCAACACAGCACCCACAAAAGAAGAGACGAACTCAACACAGCACCCACAAAAGAGGAGACGAACtcaacacagcacccacaacagagGAGACGAACTCAACACAGCACCCACAAAAGAGGAGACGAACTCAACACAGCACCCACAAAAGAGGAGACGAACTCAACACAGCACCCACAAAAGAGGAGACGGACTCAACACAGCACCCACAAAAGAGGAGACGAACTCAACACAGCACCCACAAAAGAGGAGACGAACTCAACACAGCACCCACAAAAGAGGAGACGGACTCAACACAGCACCCACAAAAGAGGAGACGAACTCAACACAGCACCCACAAAAGAGGAGACGAACTCAACACAGCACCCACAAAAGAGGAGACGAACTCAACACAGCACCCACAAAAGAGGAGACGAACTCAACACAGCACCCACAAAAGAGGAGACGAACTCAACACAGCACCCACAAAAGAGGAGACGAACTCAACACAGCACCCACAAAAGAGGAGACGAACTCAACACAGCACCCACAAAAGAAGAAACGAACTCAACACAGCACCCACAAAAGAAGAGACGAACTCAACACAGCACCCACAAAAGAGGAGACGAACTCAACACAGCACCCACAAAAGAAGAGACGAACTCAACACAGCACCCACAAAAGAAGAGACGAACTCAACACAGCACCCACAAAAGAGGAGACGAACTCAACACAGCACCCACAAAAGAAGAGACGAACTCAACACAGCACCCACAAAAGAAGAGACGAACTCAACACAGCACCCACAAAAGAAGAGACGAACTCAACACAGCACCCACAAAAGAAGAGACGAACTCAACACAGCACCCACAAAAGAGGAGACGGACTCAACAAAGCACCCACAAAAGAGGAGACGAACTAA